A genome region from Oncorhynchus gorbuscha isolate QuinsamMale2020 ecotype Even-year linkage group LG26, OgorEven_v1.0, whole genome shotgun sequence includes the following:
- the LOC124015562 gene encoding RNA binding protein fox-1 homolog 2-like isoform X6, which yields MLMSNDVTSIMLPVSRAIMDRDRELQDTMAGVHPNSTGASGAALRGMKRGDPASDAQTSAALVESAGAECKRPRIDASGVVAEVGQNNDPLTLGYHGYPTHSQGSQDAGGGQEGLVPPSFSAFPPPPPPPPQNGLALEYGASLYAAGAIQGSVEAGQAGLNTPTSVPNSLTTHQSDVSSQIDTQLVCTGGGGGGGSVGDDSEKGTPKRLHVSNIPFRFRDPDLRQMFGQFGKILDVEIIFNERGSKGFGFVTFETSADAEKARAALHGTLVEGRKVEVNNATARVMTNKKMVTPYSNGGEGLAALPYGLLNANSPTAGWKLSPMVGAMYSPELYTDFSGLSLSVPGFPYPAAAATAAATFRGAHLRGRGRPVYSAVRAALPQQAIPTYPGVMYQEGFYGAADLYNSVSGH from the exons ATGTTAATGTCGAACGACGTAACATCAATCATGCTGCCTGTATCTCGGGCTATCATGGACCGGGATCGAGAGCTCCAGGACACAATGGCCGGGGTGCATCCCAACTCGACCGGGGCTTCTGGCGCAGCTCTCCGGGGAATGAAGCGAGGAGACCCAGCATCTGACGCGCAGACGTCGGCAGCTCTTGTGGAATCGGCCGGGGCAGAGTGCAAGCGTCCCCGGATTGACGCATCTGGAGTAGTCGCAGAGGTCGGCCAG AACAATGACCCCCTGACCCTTGGTTACCATGGATACCCAACCCACAGTCAG gGCTCTCAGGATGCAGGAGGTGGTCAAGAGGGTCTCGTCCCCCCATCCTTCTCCgccttcccccctcctccccctccacccccccagaACGGCTTGGCCCTGGAGTACGGGGCCAGTCTGTATGCCGCAGGGGCCATCCAGGGGTCGGTGGAGGCCGGACAGGCAGGCCTTAACACCCCGACAAGTGTCCCGAACAGCTTAACCACGCAT CAGTCAGATGTGTCGTCACAGATTGATACCCAGTTGGTGTGTACAGGAGGAGGTGGTGGCGGGGGGTCCGTAGGTGACGACTCAGAGAAGGGGACCCCCAAACGCCTCCACGTCTCCAACATTCCCTTCCGCTTCAGAGACCCTGACCTCCGGCAGATGTTTGGG CAATTTGGAAAGATCCTCGACGTAGAGATCATATTCAACGAGAGAGGATCGAAG GGTTTTGGCTTTGTGACGTTTGAGACAAGCGCAGACGCTGAGAAGGCCAGAGCTGCTCTCCACGGAACTCTGGTGGAAGGACGCAAGGTTGAG GTCAACAACGCCACAGCCAGGGTGATGACCAATAAGAAAATGGTCACCCCATATTCTAATGGAGGAGAGGGGCTCGCCGCTCTACCTTATG GGCTATTAAATGCCAACTCCCCTACAGCCGGGTGGAAGTTGAGTCCAATGGTTGGAGCCATGTACAGTCCAGAGCTCTATACAG ATTTCTCTGGcctgtctctctcagtccctgGCTTCCCGTACCCTGCGGCGGCTGCCACAGCGGCAGCGACCTTTAGGGGCGCCCACCTCCGGGGTCGTGGCCGGCCAGTCTACAGTGCTGTCAGGGCAGCCCTACCCCAGCAAGCTATACCTACATACCCAGG tgTGATGTATCAGGAAGGGTTTTACGGTGCAGCAGACCTCTAT
- the LOC124015079 gene encoding zona pellucida sperm-binding protein 4 has protein sequence MMVSLPSALLDSIQVKDQMNGWVSISSAPAACRYILQMSKGGGVILHSPLPACHSQAMALNPHQLSLPLKFWDTVLGQYRILELHCSSTVTPSPHTTTTTLLPPTTHTRPPTPPKPHVFCSARHMRVELPPGLISGVVVKDIKGNEMSLKYAPKHCGYVASKGKDGMITLNLPFNSCHMTVQGKEHRIDVNYSMLNGQKGKAQLSCPVSIPVSHQECNLPSDQRLPCGRRALSQAECVSLGCCYSTQPSACYYSMDECTLDRHFVFSVPASLTDPPLSPALLTAAGNPTCAPQRVTPDYALFKIPLGGCGAHRYEVGQTVIYMVEIINTVQSITLNYGTITRDSPIRLLVECQYTSGSVASVGFLVKTPSFGPSIQAQGVLGVQLRIATDEQYSSFYPQYHQPLQMLLGKPLHLEVRLLNPPDDKVVLLVHYCVAYPRSGQTVWVLLYNGCPNHLDPASQKPQPSPPPPPFHQGQTRRFTISTFQFLTSGQTQTLEDHEEIYFMCSTEVCSPLDGSLCVEGCFGQ, from the exons ATGATGGTGTCGCTGCCCTCTGCTCTCCTGGACTCCATCCAGGTCAAAG ATCAGATGAATGGCTGGGTGTCCATCTCCAGTGCCCCCGCGGCTTGTAGATACATCCTGCAGATGAGTAAGGGTGGTGGAGtgatcctccattcccctctccctgcctgccaCAGCCAGGCTATG GCCCTCAACCCACAccagctctccctccccctgAAGTTTTGGGACACAGTCCTGGGGCAATATAGAATTCTGGAGCTCCATTGCTCGTCAACTGTGACCCCATCACcccacaccactaccaccaccctcCTCCCACCGACGACCCACACCAGGCCTCCCACTCCCCCCAAGCCACACGTCTTCTGCTCTGCTCGCCACATGAGGGTGGAGCTTCCCCCAGGTCTCATATCTGGAGTCGTTGTcaagg ACATCAAAGGGAATGAGATGAGCCTGAAGTATGCCCCAAAGCATTGTGGGTATGTGGCAAGCAAGGGAAAGGATGGCATGATCACCCTGAACCTCCCCTTCAACTCCTGTCACATGACTGTCCAG GGTAAAGAGCACCGCATAGATGTGAATTACTCCATGTTGAATGGTCAAAAAGGAAAGGCCCAGTTGTCCTGTCCAGTTTCCATACCCGTTTCTCATCAAG AGTGTAACCTTCCCAGTGACCAGCGCCTCCCCTGCGGCCGCCGTGCTCTATCCCAGGCAGAGTGTGTCTCTCTGGGCTGCTGCTACAGCACCCAGCCTTCTGCCTGCTACTACTCCATGGATG AATGCACATTGGACCGCCACTTTGTCTTTTCGGTGCCCGCCTCCCTCACGGACCCCCCTCTGTCCCCCGCCTTGCTCACTGCCGCTGGCAACCCCACCTGCGCCCCTCAGAGGGTGACCCCAGACTACGCCCTGTTCAAGATCCCACTGGGTGGCTGCGGGGCCCACAGATAC GAGGTTGGCCAAACGGTAATCTACATGGTGGAGATCATCAACACGGTCCAGTCAATCACCCTCAACTATGGGACCATTACCAGAGACTCTCCTATCAG GTTGCTGGTTGAGTGCCAGTACACTTCTGGCTCTGTGGCGAGTGTTGGCTTCCTGGTCAAGACCCCCTCCTTTGGCCCCTCTATTCAGGCCCAGGGTGTGTTGGGGGTCCAGCTCAGGATTGCCACAG ACGAGCAGTACAGTAGCTTCTACCCCCAGTACCACCAGCCCCTGCAGATGCTCTTGGGTAAACCCTTACACCTTGAGGTGCGTCTGCTCAACCCCCCAGATGACAAAGTGGTCCTGCTGGTACACTACTGCGTGGCCTACCCCAGATCAGGACAGACTGTCTGGGTACTCCTCTATAATGG atgtcctaaccatcTGGACCCGGCCTCTCAGAAGCCTCAGCCatctcctccacccccacccttCCACCAAGGCCAGACACGAAGGTTCACCATCTCCACCTTCCAGTTCCTCACCTCTGGACAGACCCAGACATTGGAGGACCATGAAGAG atCTACTTCATGTGTTCTACTGAAGTGTGTTCGCCGCTGGACGGCAGCCTGTGTGTAGAGGGATGCTTTGGCCAGTGA